Genomic segment of Bacteroidetes Order II. bacterium:
GACAATTAACTTCACGCTTCCACAAGCAAGCGACATCGTGCTTGAAGTATTCGATCTTCTTGGCAAGCGTGTGGCTCTCCTCGAAAAAGGCTGGCAAACCGCAGGAATGCACCATCTTCAACTCGATGTCAAAGACTTGCCAAGCGGTACATACATCTATCGTTTACAAGTGGGCAACCAAGTCTTTTCTCAAAAAATGACCATCCTAAAATAAGACAAAAGACGTTTTCTAAATCTCCTTTCTTGTTGCTTAAAGGGCCATATTTTTCAGATATTGCGCACTATCTCCGATGTTGGCAAAAGGATCTTGTGGGTTGTCGTGTTCCACAAAGAAATGTTTAAACCCTGCCAAACGTGCTTGCTTAAATATCTGAGCAAAATTGATTTTCCCTTTTCCTACCGCCACCATATTGCCCTGATCGTCCATATCTTTTACGTGGCAAGCTGGGAATCTTCCGGAATATTTCTTAAAATAGAATAAAGGATCTTTTCCGGCTTTTGTGATCCAAAAAAGATCTAGTTCAAAGCCTACTAAATTGGGTTGAGTATTGTTTAGCAATAAGTCGTATGGTATAAAATTGTCAACAGATTTAAATTCAAAATCATGATTATGATAGGCGAATTTTAATCCAGCATTTTTACATTTTTCGCCTGCGACGTTTAAACGATCAGCCCAGCGTTTCCAATCACTTAATTTTAAATTTTCGGAAGGAATCCATGGCAAAATAAGAAATTGGTGGCCAATAATTTGAGCTTCTTCAATTTCTTTTGTTAGATCACCTTTTTCAACGGCGGTATGTGGGATATGTACTGCGGGGGCTGACAGTTTATTCTTTTTGAGTAGTGCTTTAATTTCTTGTGGTGTTTTGTTAAAATATCCTGCAAACTCCACTTCTTTATAGCCTAATTTGGCTACAGTGATAAGGGTATTTTCCACACTTTTTGCCATTTCGGCACGCACGGTATAAAGTTGAACACCAAACCGTTTGAGTTTTGCAGATGCGTCATTCGGGGCTATTTGGGTCGCAAGATTGGCCATAGCGGCACTAAAAATAGAGGTTTTGAGAAAAATTCTGCGGTTCATTGTAGGAAAAATTGGTATTTTAAAGTTCGTTTCGTTTCATTTTCTCGACCACGTAATGGCAGGCACGTGCTGTGAGGGCCATATAGGTGATGGAAGGATTTTGGCAGGCAGAAGAAGCCATTGCGGCCCCATCGGTAACAAACAGATTGGGGACTTCATGCGCTTGGTTCCAGCCATTTAAGACAGAAGTTTTAGGGTCTTTGCCCATCCGAGCGGTTCCCATTTCATGAATGCCATGTCCGGGAATAGAGCCATTGTCAAAGGTATAGACCTCTTTTCCACCTGCTGCTTCGATCATTTCGGCGGCGGCGGCGAGCATGTCTTGACGCATCTTCCTCTCGTTATCACTCCAATCGGCTTCAATATGCAGCATTGGAATCCCCCACTGGTCGTTTTTTTCGGGGTCTAACCAGATGCGGTTTTCGTATAAGGGCAACGTTTCCCCAAATCCCATCAGACTGAAGCCCCAATCACCTGGTTCGCGTAATTTGGTTTTAAGGGCAAATCCAAACTCTTCCAAATCATTGCCACGTTTCCAAGAGGCACGTCCAGCACCTCCTTGGTAGCCATATCCACGTACAAAATCCGGTCGTTGTTCACCATTTAGGTTTCGGAAACGCGGAATATAAATGCCATTTGGACGTTTTCCAGTATAATACCGATCATTAAATTCTGGGAATTTAGCCCCTGCGCCCAACTGAAAGTGGTGGTCCATCAAATAATGTCCTAAAGTTCCAGATCCATTTGCAAGGCCATTCGGAAACGTCCGTGATGTTGAATTAAGCAAAATGGCCGTAGAACCAATGGTGGAGGCGCACAGAAAAATGACTTTGGCTTTGTAGATTCTGGTTTCTTTTGAGAGGGCATCAATGACTTGCACGCCATAAGCACGGCCTTTTTGCTCGTCGAAGAGCACGCTATGTACGATGCTGTTGGCCCGAATCGCCAGTCGTCCGGTTTTGAACGCTGCCGGAAGGGTAGAACTTTGGCTGGAAAAAGAGGAGCCTGTAGAACAACCGCGTTCACATGGGCCGCAGTAATGGCAAGGAGTGCGTTCTCCGATCGGTTCGGTGAGGTTGGCGCAGCGACCAATGGTCATTTTCCGATCGGTAAAATTTTTCTCTATGCCTGCTTTAACGTGCTTTTCCACCGCATTCATCTCCATCGGCTTCTGAAAAATCCCATCGGGCACGTGTGGCAATCCCAACGCCTCCCCACTAATCCCAACGAAGCGCTCCACGTAGTCGTACCAAGGGGCAATATCCCGATAGCGGATGGGCCAGTCCACGCCATAGCCATCTTTTGCATTGGCTTCAAAGTCTTGTTCGCCCCAGCGGTAGCATTGCCGCCCCCACATGAGGGAGCGCCCACCAAGGTGATAGCCGCGAATCCACCAAAAGGGTTTTTCTGGATTTTGGATGTATGGATGGTCTTTATCGTTAACGAACATGTGTTCTGTGCCCTCATAAAAGGCATAGCAGGTACTTTGAACCTCGTATTCTTCTTCGAATTTTTTTCGTTCCCCACGTCCTCTAAAGGGAAATTCCCACGGAGATTTGTGTTCGGTTACATAGTCTTTTTTGTGTTCTAAATAGTTGCCACGTTCTAACATCAGGACATTCAGCCCTTTTTCGGTCAACTCTTTGGCAGCCCAGCCACCCGTAATACCCGAACCAACCACAATGGCGTCGTATTCGGTTTGGGTGGAGACATATATATTGGGTTTTTGGAACATGGTTTTGGTGAATCAGGCCCACGCACGGCCAATTTGGGAAAGGGGTGCATCTGGAATATAGGCTCCATGCGCAGCAGAGTATTGCAGTTCTTGGGTAGCGCCAATTTCGGAGGTATAATATCCTTCCAGTGTGAGGGATTTTAAGGTCTTGAAAAACTGCCCGTTTGCGCCCAATCCCGACTTTGCGGC
This window contains:
- a CDS encoding T9SS type A sorting domain-containing protein; protein product: MPISLVANEDEGELPRSITLSQNYPNPFNPNTTINFTLPQASDIVLEVFDLLGKRVALLEKGWQTAGMHHLQLDVKDLPSGTYIYRLQVGNQVFSQKMTILK
- a CDS encoding sugar phosphate isomerase/epimerase — encoded protein: MNRRIFLKTSIFSAAMANLATQIAPNDASAKLKRFGVQLYTVRAEMAKSVENTLITVAKLGYKEVEFAGYFNKTPQEIKALLKKNKLSAPAVHIPHTAVEKGDLTKEIEEAQIIGHQFLILPWIPSENLKLSDWKRWADRLNVAGEKCKNAGLKFAYHNHDFEFKSVDNFIPYDLLLNNTQPNLVGFELDLFWITKAGKDPLFYFKKYSGRFPACHVKDMDDQGNMVAVGKGKINFAQIFKQARLAGFKHFFVEHDNPQDPFANIGDSAQYLKNMAL
- a CDS encoding GMC family oxidoreductase, which gives rise to MFQKPNIYVSTQTEYDAIVVGSGITGGWAAKELTEKGLNVLMLERGNYLEHKKDYVTEHKSPWEFPFRGRGERKKFEEEYEVQSTCYAFYEGTEHMFVNDKDHPYIQNPEKPFWWIRGYHLGGRSLMWGRQCYRWGEQDFEANAKDGYGVDWPIRYRDIAPWYDYVERFVGISGEALGLPHVPDGIFQKPMEMNAVEKHVKAGIEKNFTDRKMTIGRCANLTEPIGERTPCHYCGPCERGCSTGSSFSSQSSTLPAAFKTGRLAIRANSIVHSVLFDEQKGRAYGVQVIDALSKETRIYKAKVIFLCASTIGSTAILLNSTSRTFPNGLANGSGTLGHYLMDHHFQLGAGAKFPEFNDRYYTGKRPNGIYIPRFRNLNGEQRPDFVRGYGYQGGAGRASWKRGNDLEEFGFALKTKLREPGDWGFSLMGFGETLPLYENRIWLDPEKNDQWGIPMLHIEADWSDNERKMRQDMLAAAAEMIEAAGGKEVYTFDNGSIPGHGIHEMGTARMGKDPKTSVLNGWNQAHEVPNLFVTDGAAMASSACQNPSITYMALTARACHYVVEKMKRNEL